The following are encoded together in the Drosophila biarmipes strain raj3 chromosome 3L, RU_DBia_V1.1, whole genome shotgun sequence genome:
- the LOC108034672 gene encoding uncharacterized protein LOC108034672, whose product MELWHKLRVQLNDFFYGNYPYIALYSGMGVALTAYLHYQWKMHHYDLMYWKRLAEALSQDIDVFQLAILLVIFAINAILVSIIMSVYLRPAAESNGEMSLLEIKDRYARFILIRLIARLDRIQSKLSAKRKSLTFQHYARAHTNMVKAVALFRKDARKLILPNESEILLPIEEIYGVAEDEERLLRRSGYYKLIIDTTDETVRSLFNAK is encoded by the coding sequence ATGGAGCTCTGGCACAAGCTGCGAGTGCAGCTGAACGACTTCTTCTACGGGAACTATCCCTACATAGCGCTCTACAGCGGAATGGGCGTGGCCCTGACCGCCTACCTGCACTACCAGTGGAAGATGCACCACTACGACCTGATGTACTGGAAGCGCCTGGCCGAGGCCTTATCGCAGGACATCGACGTCTTCCAGCTGGCCATCCTGCTGGTGATATTCGCGATCAATGCCATTTTAGTGTCGATCATCATGAGCGTCTACCTGCGCCCGGCCGCCGAGAGCAACGGCGAGATGTCGCTGCTGGAGATCAAGGATCGCTATGCCCGCTTCATCCTGATCCGGCTGATAGCCCGACTCGATCGCATCCAGTCGAAGTTGTCCGCGAAAAGGAAGAGTCTCACGTTCCAGCACTATGCCAGGGCCCACACGAACATGGTGAAGGCGGTGGCCCTGTTCCGCAAGGATGCCCGCAAGCTGATCCTGCCCAACGAGTCGGAGATCCTGCTGCCCATCGAGGAGATCTATGGGGTGGCCGAGGACGAGGAGCGACTGCTGCGGCGCTCGGGCTACTACAAGCTGATCATCGACACCACCGACGAGACGGTGAGGAGCCTGTTCAACGCCAAGTGA
- the LOC108034452 gene encoding uncharacterized protein LOC108034452 isoform X1 has translation MFGTGRIESMDVDPPKREPVRLTDLPVEILEMVMSHLDLYHHKLMRMVSEDLKHINNSYIFHRHKCYEFAHRERPAESEWKSGVRMMLQVMRYSTCYFATDEDYEGVLAISLLHFHDSLHSHQTGEQLSQFLVQFLFRLEKRVFQSPLQARRLQYTLALFSLLRQFRNRILAFTKTESPWILEVELNNTFIGIVNRNELSGEAHKRIYFMAIIAELLLHEKRNQNFSAQKEADGTLYTYGILPNTSGKRNPRLQLKFVVRGTQSVIDYLQDVVTGKDDPSKPFSMPPEAAFTAHLTARCWRGPQFVYSGDMSINILKLSELEDWGDSEEAVQ, from the exons atgtttggaACGGGGCGCATTGAATCCATGGATGTCGATCCACCGAAAAGGGAGCCAGTTCGACTGACGGACTTGCCCGTCGAGATCTTGGAGATGGTTATGTCGCACTTGGATCTGTACCATCATAAATTAATGCGTATGGTGTCAGAAGACCTGAAACACATCAACAATTCGTATATATTCCACCGGCACAAGTGCTACGAGTTTGCCCATCGGGAGAGGCCGGCGGAAAGTGAATGGAAGAGCGGTGTTAGGATGATGCTGCAG GTAATGCGATACTCCACCTGTTACTTTGCTACCGATGAGGACTACGAAGGTGTTCTGGCCATCAGCCTGCTGCACTTCCATGATTCGCTGCACAGCCACCAGACGGGCGAGCAGCTAAGCCAATTCCTTGTTCAGTTCCTGTTCCGCCTGGAGAAGAGGGTTTTCCAGAGCCCTCTCCAGGCCAGACGCCTCCAATATACCCTGGCCCTGTTCAGCCTTCTGCGA CAATTCAGAAATCGGATCTTGGCCTTTACTAAGACCGAATCGCCCTGGATACTGGAGGTAGAGCTAAACAACACCTTTATCGGAATTGTAAACAGGAACGAGCTGTCCGGGGAGGCCCACAAACGTATCTACTTTATGGCCATTATTGCCGAGCTGCTGCTCCACGAGAAGAGAAACCAGAACTTTAG CGCACAGAAGGAGGCTGACGGAACCCTGTACACCTATGGCATTCTACCAAATACCAGTGGCAAACGCAATCCGCGGCTGCAGCTTAAGTTCGTGGTACGGGGTACGCAGAGTGTAATCGATTATCTGCAGGATGTCGTCACCGGAAAGGACGATCCTAGCAAGCCTTTCAGCATGCCGCCAGAAGCCGCCTTCACCGCTCACCTCACGGCCAGGTGCTGGCGAGGACCACAGTTTGTGTATAGTGGCGACATGAGCATCAATATTTTGAAGTTGTCTGAGCTAGAAGACTGGGGTGATTCGGAAGAGGCTGTACAGTAG
- the LOC108035435 gene encoding AFG3-like protein 2, translating to MAFRLFGTAKTMAGMMRRNYTAGALTGKVQRTSTGATGAGVYILPAELSPLLRYLVKQIQLLCKKPPKGFEKYFEAGGKSQPKGSVGDKKAPGSGSGSSKSAAEKPSTSSPASAKPSRSQTEAKSDWNFGMFSNSTRGPAGRGGNTPGGRPLGEGGGGDRERWILLGAIGAVVLVGSFAFFEMGYKEISWKEFVNSYLTKGVVEKLEVVNKKWVRVRLQQSSNSGGGVLWFNIGSVDSFERNLETAQTEQGIESINFVPVIYRNEVEASSLTGLLPTLLIIGFLVYMMRKSADMMGGGRGRKGGGLFGGVMQSTAKLTNPTEIGVGFKDVAGCEEAKIEIMEFVNFLKNPQQYIDLGAKIPKGAMLTGPPGTGKTLLAKATAGEANVPFITVSGSEFLEMFVGVGPSRVRDMFAMARKHAPCILFIDEIDAVGRKRGGKTFGGHSEQENTLNQLLVEMDGFNTTTNVVVLAATNRVDILDKALMRPGRFDRQIYVPAPDIKGRASIFKVHLGNLKTELDKNELSRKMAALTPGFTGADIANVCNEAALIAARDSKDSIVLKHFEQAIERVIAGMEKKTNVLAPEEKRTVAHHEAGHAVAGWFLEHADPLLKVSIIPRGKGLGYAQYLPKDHYLLSKEQLFDRMCMTLGGRVAEELFFNRITTGAQDDLKKITDIAYSQVVRFGMNEKVGQVSFDVGQAGDPVFSKPYSEDTAQLIDGEVRSIIKCAHEATTSLLTKHKEDVQKVAERLLQNEVLSRDDMIELLGPRPFKEKSTYEEFVEGTGSFEEDTTLPEGLKSWNKEKERPEPLDAGSTPTPPPTKPVTAQSS from the exons ATGGCGTTCCGGCTGTTTGGCACGGCCAAAACGATGGCCGGGATGATGCGGCGCAACTACACGGCGGGCGCGCTGACGGGCAAG GTCCAACGCACATCCACTGGAGCCACGGGCGCCGGGGTCTACATACTGCCCGCGGAGCTGTCGCCCCTGCTCCGCTACCTAGTCAAACAGATCCAGCTGCTGTGCAAGAAGCCGCCCAAGGGTTTCGAGAAGTACTTCGAGGCGGGAGGCAAGTCCCAGCCGAAAGGAAGCGTCGGCGATAAGAAGGCTCCGGGCTCGGGTTCGGGTTCCAGCAAATCCGCCGCGGAGAAACCCAGCACAAGCTCACCCGCCTCAGCTAAGCCCAGCCGATCCCAGACGGAAGCCAAGTCGGACTGGAACTTCGGCATGTTCAGCAACAGCACGCGGGGACCGGCGGGAAGGGGCGGCAACACGCCGGGCGGCAGGCCGCTGGGcgagggcggcggcggcgacaGGGAGCGCTGGATCCTCTTGGGCGCCATCGGAGCCGTCGTCCTCGTGGGCTCGTTCGCCTTCTTCGAGATGGGCTACAAGGAGATCTCCTGGAAGGAGTTCGTCAACAG CTACCTGACCAAGGGCGTGGTGGAGAAGCTGGAGGTGGTCAACAAGAAGTGGGTGCGCGTGCGTCTGCAGCAgagcagcaacagcggcgGCGGAGTCTTGTGGTTCAACATCGGCAGTGTCGATAGCTTCGAGCGGAACCTGGAGACGGCCCAGACGGAGCAGGGTATCGAGTCCATCAACTTTGTGCCCGTGATCTACCGCAACGAGGTGGAGGCCTCCAGCTTGACGGGTCTGCTGCCCACGCTGCTCATCATCGGCTTTTTGGTCTACATGATGCGCAAATCGGCGGATATGATGGGCGGCGGCCGGGGACGCAAGGGTGGCGGCCTCTTTGGCGGCGTCATGCAGTCCACAGCCAAGCTGACCAACCCCACTGAGATTGGCGTGGGTTTCAA GGATGTGGCCGGTTGCGAGGAGGCCAAGATCGAGATCATGGAGTTTGTGAACTTCCTGAAGAACCCGCAGCAGTATATCGACTTGGGCGCCAAGATACCAAAGGGGGCCATGCTTACTGGCCCACCCGGCACGGGTAAAACGCTTCTGGCCAAGGCCACCGCCGGCGAAGCCAATGTGCCCTTCATCACCGTGTCGGGATCCGAGTTCCTGGAGATGTTTGTGGGCGTGGGACCATCTCGTGTCCGTGACATGTTCGCCATGGCCCGCAAGCATGCTCCCTGCATCCTCTTCATCGACGAAATCGACGCAGTGGGACGCAAGCGTGGTGGCAAGACTTTCGGCGGCCACTCGGAGCAGGAGAACACCCTGAACCAACTTCTGGTGGAGATGGATGGCTTCAACACCACAACGAATGTGGTGGTGCTGGCGGCTACCAATCGTGTGGATATTCTGGACAAGGCTCTCATGCGACCGGGTCGTTTCGATCGGCAGATTTATGTCCCAGCTCCAGATATCAAGGGCAGGGCCAGCATCTTTAAGGTGCATCTGGGTAACCTGAAGACGGAGCTGGACAAGAACGAGCTGAGCAGGAAGATGGCGGCTCTGACGCCGGGATTCACAGGCGCCGACATAGCCAATGTGTGTAATGAAGCGGCTTTGATTGCCGCCCGTGACTCCAAGGACTCCATTGTCCTCAAACACTTCGAACAGGCCATCGAGCGTGTTATTGCGGGCATGGAAAAGAAGACCAATGTCCTGGCGCCCGAGGAAAAGCGAACTGTGGCTCACCACGAGGCTGGCCATGCGGTGGCCGGTTGGTTCCTGGAGCACGCCGATCCCCTGCTAAAGGTATCGATCATCCCGCGCGGCAAGGGTCTGGGCTATGCCCAGTATCTGCCCAAGGACCACTACTTGCTGTCCAAGGAGCAGCTGTTCGATCGCATGTGCATGACCCTAGGCGGCCGTGTGGCCGAAGAGCTGTTCTTCAACCGAATCACCACAGGTGCCCAGGATGATCTGAAGAAGATCACCGACATTGCCTACTCCCAGGTGGTGCGTTTCGGCATGAACGAGAAGGTCGGGCAGGTTAGCTTCGATGTGGGCCAGGCCGGCGATCCCGTCTTCAGCAAGCCCTACTCGGAGGACACAGCCCAACTAATCGATGGCGAGGTGAGGTCGATCATCAAGTGCGCCCACGAGGCCACCACTAGTCTGCTGACCAAGCACAAGGAGGATGTGCAAAAGGTGGCCGAGAGACTGCTGCAAAACGAAGTCCTCAGTCGAGATGACATGATCGAGCTGCTGGGCCCCCGACCCTTCAAGGAGAAGTCCACCTACGAGGAGTTCGTCGAGGGCACCGGCTCCTTTGAGGAGGACACCACCCTGCCCGAGGGCCTTAAGAGCTGGAACAAGGAGAAGGAGCGACCGGAGCCCCTGGACGCCGGCAGCACGCCCACTCCGCCGCCCACCAAGCCGGTGACTGCCCAGAGCAGCTAG
- the LOC108034452 gene encoding uncharacterized protein LOC108034452 isoform X2 codes for MFGTGRIESMDVDPPKREPVRLTDLPVEILEMVMSHLDLYHHKLMRMVSEDLKHINNSYIFHRHKCYEFAHRERPAESEWKSGVRMMLQVMRYSTCYFATDEDYEGVLAISLLHFHDSLHSHQTGEQLSQFLVQFLFRLEKRVFQSPLQARRLQYTLALFSLLRKSDLGLY; via the exons atgtttggaACGGGGCGCATTGAATCCATGGATGTCGATCCACCGAAAAGGGAGCCAGTTCGACTGACGGACTTGCCCGTCGAGATCTTGGAGATGGTTATGTCGCACTTGGATCTGTACCATCATAAATTAATGCGTATGGTGTCAGAAGACCTGAAACACATCAACAATTCGTATATATTCCACCGGCACAAGTGCTACGAGTTTGCCCATCGGGAGAGGCCGGCGGAAAGTGAATGGAAGAGCGGTGTTAGGATGATGCTGCAG GTAATGCGATACTCCACCTGTTACTTTGCTACCGATGAGGACTACGAAGGTGTTCTGGCCATCAGCCTGCTGCACTTCCATGATTCGCTGCACAGCCACCAGACGGGCGAGCAGCTAAGCCAATTCCTTGTTCAGTTCCTGTTCCGCCTGGAGAAGAGGGTTTTCCAGAGCCCTCTCCAGGCCAGACGCCTCCAATATACCCTGGCCCTGTTCAGCCTTCTGCGA AAATCGGATCTTGGCCTTTACTAA
- the LOC108034453 gene encoding uncharacterized protein LOC108034453, translated as MKLIVLFVLLSVFVGVLSSVPDEVDDGLTTVNGEMSATSYNRTLTRDKRALHSIFGILIAVGISSIADERRMLDNMDFQEVRNPQLRIKGLVDRFYEEFNDKNKFCTRRLNRRKRQPNPSLPNCILPILAIGLSRGFYNRVEELAEELRGRSDTMTTDVSNGRQPVLDYTTITAPPNQDHAQPIDLTVTMRASLTYNNTAHTPRAPIDGAITSRMQEMDWYRGGNQNTNDERGHLLADSLGGPSVPWNFVPQSPSVNRGVSITGGVTYCWFDLEEEIRTLLRDNQDHYIIWTILVSYGGLPASRRPTGFMISIRLMTSDHQFRNYRIFMIPNVPSNACNNPSHPYWHPQ; from the exons ATGAAGTTGATAGTCCTCTTTGTGCTTCTAAGTGTCTTTGTTGGGGTGTTGAGCAGCGTGCCCGATGAGGTCGACGATGGGCTAACGACGGTAAACG GCGAAATGTCAGCAACGAGCTATAACCGAACATTAACTCGAGATAAGAGAGCCCTTCATTCGATTTTCGGTATTTTAATTGCAGTAGGTATCTCGTCTATTGCTGACGAAAGAAGAATGTTAGACAACATGGACTTCCAAGAAGTTCGTAACCCGCAACTGAGAATAAAAGGACTGGTGGATAGGTTTTATGAGGAGTTCAacgataaaaataaattttgcacCCGTAGACTGAATCGCCGCAAGAGACAGCCAAATCCCAGTTTGCCCAATTGCATCCTACCCATATTAGCCATCGGACTATCGCGTGGCTTTTACAATAGAGTGGAAGAATTAGCTGAAGAACTGCGCGGTAGATCCGACACCATGACCACTGACGTGTCCAATGGCAGACAACCCGTTCTCGATTATACCACGATAACAGCTCCACCCAACCAGGACCATGCACAACCCATTGACTTGACCGTCACCATGCGAGCTAGTCTCACGTATAATAACACAGCTCATACTCCGCGAGCACCTATTGATGGAGCGATTACCAGCCGAATGCAGGAAATGGATTGGTATCGTGGAGGCAATCAAAATACCAATGATGAGCGCGGACATCTTTTGGCGGACTCTCTGGGAGGACCTAGTGTTCCATGGAATTTCGTTCCGCAAAGTCCGTCAGTGAATCGTGGGGTGTCGATTACAG GTGGTGTTACCTATTGTTGGTTTGACCTGGAGGAGGAGATCCGAACACTTCTCCGAGACAATCAGGACCATTACATCATCTGGACGATCTTAGTTAGTTATGGAGGGTTACCAGCCTCGCGCCGCCCGACGGGCTTTATGATTTCGATACGATTGATGACTTCCGACCATCAGTTCAGAAACTATCGCATTTTTATGATACCGAACGTACCTTCGAATGCCTGCAATAATCCCAGCCATCCATACTGGCATCCGCAATAA
- the LOC127010791 gene encoding uncharacterized protein LOC127010791 has translation MIHLKVTKNALGEPFLFDYAARAPLLWFWSGSQFGVCRNVICSSNNSFGLIIILWIQLLLLAQLQLRSSPGSPPEPVLMPCQANIAVRRQSSSPKLHMLYD, from the exons ATGATACACCTCAAAGTGACTAAGAA TGCACTAGGCGAACCATTTCTATTTGATTATGCAGCCAGAGCTCCTTTGTTATGGTTCTGGTCGGGCTCGCAGTTCGGTGTGTGCCGTAACGTAatatgcagcagcaacaatagtTTCGGCCTCATCATCATCCTGTGGatccagctcctgctccttgcCCAACTCCAGCTCCGTTCCTCCCCGGGATCGCCCCCAGAGCCCGTGCTCATGCCATGCCAAGCAAACATTGCCGTTCGGCGGCAGTCATCGTCGCCAAAGCTGCACATGCTATAtgattaa
- the LOC108034709 gene encoding uncharacterized protein LOC108034709, with translation MSLDYSSWLLHRLAAFYHSIYFYVSLFSLGYCFLLYQARERIYEMELTWGRISLVYSCAGILVLMLTLAVYYAWAAIGLVWRQYWAHIKASQRTRFLFDLYRMQQVGKLK, from the coding sequence ATGAGCCTGGACTACTCAAGCTGGCTGCTGCACCGGCTGGCGGCCTTCTACCACTCGATCTACTTCTACGTATCGCTCTTCTCGCTGGGCTACTGCTTTCTGTTGTACCAGGCGCGGGAGAGGATCTACGAGATGGAGCTGACCTGGGGCAGGATCTCGCTGGTCTACAGCTGCGCCGGGATCCTGGTCTTGATGTTGACCCTGGCAGTGTACTACGCCTGGGCGGCCATAGGCCTGGTTTGGCGGCAGTACTGGGCCCACATAAAGGCCTCGCAACGCACTCGATTCCTGTTCGATTTGTACCGGATGCAGCAAGTCGGGAAGCTGAAGTAG